In the genome of Streptococcus oralis, one region contains:
- a CDS encoding B3/4 domain-containing protein, with protein MKVIVENEFWSLFPEAQISVLVVKGLDNTVDESKDPYFKTLLDKGAKRAEEYISDDNFTQNEVIQEWRQAFSKFKTKKGARSSIEALLKRVSQGREFNPINPLVDIYNSVSLSYAVPCGGEDANKIVGNLHLGQAKGGEPFFPLGAENDAPALPEEIIYYDDEGAVCRCLNWREAQRTMLTEETKDAVLVIEAINGEQAARAQSAMQELQDLVKDYFGVHGKLVHLTSESPEITL; from the coding sequence ATGAAAGTTATCGTTGAAAATGAATTTTGGAGCTTATTTCCAGAAGCACAGATTAGCGTTTTAGTAGTAAAGGGATTAGATAATACAGTTGATGAAAGCAAGGATCCCTATTTCAAAACCTTGCTAGATAAGGGAGCTAAACGAGCTGAGGAATATATCTCAGATGATAATTTCACACAAAATGAAGTCATTCAAGAATGGCGTCAGGCTTTCAGCAAGTTCAAAACGAAAAAGGGTGCTCGTTCTTCGATTGAAGCCCTACTTAAGCGGGTCAGTCAGGGAAGAGAGTTCAATCCCATCAATCCCTTGGTAGACATCTATAATAGTGTCTCTCTATCTTATGCGGTTCCCTGTGGTGGCGAGGATGCGAACAAGATTGTAGGCAATCTTCATCTTGGTCAGGCTAAGGGAGGAGAACCTTTCTTTCCACTAGGAGCTGAAAACGATGCACCTGCTTTACCTGAAGAAATCATCTATTACGATGATGAAGGAGCGGTTTGTCGTTGTCTCAACTGGAGAGAGGCACAGAGAACCATGTTGACGGAAGAGACGAAGGATGCTGTCTTGGTCATTGAAGCGATCAATGGTGAACAGGCGGCGCGTGCTCAGTCTGCCATGCAAGAATTACAGGATTTGGTGAAAGACTACTTTGGAGTTCATGGCAAACTGGTCCATCTAACTTCTGAGTCCCCAGAAATTACACTTTAA
- the lgt gene encoding prolipoprotein diacylglyceryl transferase, which produces MINPVAFEIGPFSIRWYALCIVTGLVLAVYLAMKEAPKKKILSDDILDFILIAFPVAILGARLYYVLFRLDYYLQNPGEIIAIWNGGLAIYGGLIAGAIVLYIFADRKLINTWDFLDIAAPSVMVAQSLGRWGNFFNQEAYGAAVDSLDYLPGFIRDQMYIDGSYRQPTFLYESIWNLIGFALILIFRRKLKEIRRGHITAFYLIWYGFGRMIIEGMRTDSLMFFGLRVSQWLSVILIGLGIFIILYQNRKKAPFYHTEEEK; this is translated from the coding sequence ATGATTAATCCAGTTGCATTTGAAATCGGCCCTTTTTCCATTCGTTGGTATGCTTTGTGTATTGTGACTGGATTGGTCTTGGCTGTCTACCTTGCCATGAAAGAAGCTCCTAAAAAGAAAATTCTATCAGATGATATTTTGGATTTTATCCTGATTGCTTTTCCGGTAGCTATTTTAGGTGCTAGATTATACTACGTACTCTTTCGTTTAGATTATTATCTGCAAAATCCAGGTGAAATCATCGCCATCTGGAATGGTGGTTTGGCCATTTATGGAGGTTTGATAGCGGGCGCTATTGTCCTTTATATCTTTGCAGATAGAAAGCTGATCAATACTTGGGATTTCTTAGATATTGCAGCACCGAGCGTCATGGTTGCCCAGAGTTTAGGACGCTGGGGGAACTTTTTTAACCAAGAAGCCTACGGTGCAGCAGTAGATAGTCTGGATTATTTGCCGGGCTTCATTCGTGACCAGATGTACATCGATGGTAGCTACCGTCAGCCGACCTTCTTATATGAGTCGATTTGGAATCTGATTGGTTTTGCTTTGATTTTGATTTTTAGACGAAAATTAAAGGAAATCAGACGTGGTCATATCACTGCTTTCTACTTGATTTGGTATGGCTTTGGCCGTATGATCATCGAAGGGATGCGGACCGATAGTCTCATGTTCTTTGGTCTGCGAGTTTCCCAATGGTTATCAGTTATCCTTATCGGACTCGGTATTTTTATCATACTTTATCAAAATCGAAAGAAAGCCCCTTTCTATCATACAGAGGAGGAAAAATAA
- a CDS encoding cation:proton antiporter, which translates to MELLIYLILFLFVLIISTTTNKLLPFLPLPLVQILLGIGIGLFVPDADFHLNTELFLAMVIGPLLFREAEEADITSILKHWRIVVFLIFPVIFISTLNLGGMAHFLWMTLPLAACLAVGAALGPTDLVAFASLSERFRFPKRVSNILKGEGLLNDASGLVAFQMALAAWTTGTFSFSQAGTSLALSILGGFVVGFVTAMVNRFLHSFLLSVRAIDIASELLLELSLPLMTFFIAEEFHVSGIIAVVVAGILKASRFKKITLLEAQVDTVTETVWHTVTFMLNGSVFVLLGMELELIAEPILSNSLYNPLLLLISVVVLTFLLFAIRFVMIAGFYFVRTRRLKKKIHKYMKDMLLLTFSGVKGTVSIATILLIPSHLEQEYPLLLFLVAGVTLLSFLTGLLVLPHLSEEQEESKDHLMHIAILNDVAAELEKELDHHKNKLPLYAAIDNYHGRIENLILSQENKRAQEDWEALKLLILSIESDGLEQAYEEGKIGERGYQVYQRYLKNMEQSINRKVASRLTYYFLVSLRILRFLLHELLTFGQTFRSWNDKEQRHLRAIDYDQISELYLENTELIIESLENLKGIYKSSLISFMQESRLRETAIIGSGAFVERVINRIKPNNIDEMLRGYYLERKLIFEYEEQKFITAKYAKKLRQNVNNLENYSLKEAANTLPYDMMELVRRN; encoded by the coding sequence GTGGAATTACTCATTTACTTGATTCTATTTTTATTTGTCTTAATCATTTCAACTACGACCAATAAACTTCTCCCTTTTTTACCCCTTCCTCTGGTGCAAATCCTTTTGGGGATTGGGATTGGTTTATTTGTTCCCGATGCGGACTTTCATCTCAATACAGAGCTGTTTCTGGCCATGGTTATTGGTCCCTTACTTTTCCGGGAGGCAGAAGAAGCTGATATTACGTCCATTTTGAAGCACTGGCGGATTGTTGTCTTTCTAATTTTTCCTGTGATTTTTATCTCGACCTTAAACTTGGGGGGCATGGCTCACTTCCTTTGGATGACTCTTCCTTTGGCTGCCTGTTTAGCAGTTGGAGCGGCACTTGGGCCAACAGATTTGGTTGCCTTCGCATCTCTTTCTGAACGTTTTCGTTTTCCCAAACGGGTTTCTAATATTCTAAAAGGGGAAGGACTCTTAAATGACGCTTCTGGTTTGGTTGCCTTTCAGATGGCTCTTGCTGCTTGGACAACAGGAACGTTTTCTTTCAGCCAAGCTGGAACTTCCCTAGCACTTTCTATCCTTGGTGGTTTTGTAGTCGGTTTTGTGACGGCTATGGTCAATCGTTTTTTGCATAGCTTTTTGCTGAGTGTACGAGCGATAGATATAGCCAGTGAACTATTGCTAGAGCTAAGTTTGCCGCTCATGACCTTTTTCATCGCAGAAGAGTTTCATGTTTCAGGAATTATCGCAGTAGTGGTTGCAGGTATTTTGAAGGCCAGTCGCTTTAAGAAAATTACGCTCCTTGAGGCTCAGGTAGACACCGTGACGGAGACCGTTTGGCATACCGTGACCTTTATGCTAAATGGATCAGTCTTTGTTCTCTTGGGAATGGAATTAGAGTTGATAGCGGAGCCAATTTTGTCTAATTCTCTCTACAATCCCCTTCTTTTACTGATTTCAGTTGTCGTTCTGACCTTCTTGCTTTTTGCGATCCGCTTTGTCATGATTGCTGGTTTTTACTTTGTGAGGACGCGTCGACTTAAGAAAAAAATTCATAAGTACATGAAAGATATGCTTCTTTTGACCTTCTCTGGTGTCAAAGGGACAGTATCTATCGCGACCATTCTCCTCATACCAAGTCATTTGGAGCAGGAATATCCTTTATTGCTCTTCCTTGTAGCAGGCGTTACACTGCTGAGCTTTTTAACGGGTTTACTAGTCCTCCCTCACTTATCTGAAGAACAAGAGGAAAGCAAGGATCATTTGATGCATATAGCGATTCTGAATGATGTAGCTGCAGAATTAGAAAAAGAGCTGGACCATCACAAGAACAAACTTCCTCTTTATGCAGCTATTGATAATTACCATGGTCGGATTGAAAACCTCATCCTTAGTCAGGAAAACAAGAGAGCTCAAGAGGACTGGGAGGCCCTTAAACTGCTCATTTTGAGTATTGAGAGTGATGGTTTGGAGCAAGCCTACGAGGAAGGGAAAATCGGAGAGCGTGGTTATCAAGTTTATCAACGCTATCTGAAAAATATGGAGCAGAGTATCAATCGCAAGGTGGCTTCTCGCCTAACATATTACTTCCTTGTGTCGCTCCGTATCTTGCGTTTTCTCCTGCATGAATTGCTGACCTTTGGCCAAACCTTCCGTAGTTGGAATGATAAGGAGCAACGCCATCTTCGAGCTATTGACTATGATCAAATATCCGAACTCTATCTGGAGAATACGGAGTTGATTATCGAAAGTTTGGAAAACCTAAAAGGAATCTACAAGAGTAGTCTGATTAGCTTTATGCAGGAGTCTCGCTTGCGTGAAACAGCTATTATCGGTAGTGGTGCCTTTGTCGAACGTGTTATCAATCGTATTAAACCAAACAATATCGATGAAATGCTAAGAGGTTACTATCTAGAACGTAAGTTAATCTTTGAATACGAAGAGCAGAAATTTATTACGGCCAAGTATGCCAAGAAATTACGGCAAAATGTCAACAATCTTGAGAATTATTCTCTAAAAGAAGCTGCAAATACCCTACCCTATGATATGATGGAATTAGTCAGAAGAAATTAG
- a CDS encoding glucosamine-6-phosphate deaminase, with translation MKVIKVENQVEGGKVAFEILKEKLANGAQTLGLATGSSPLEFYKEIVESNLDFSNLTSVNLDEYVGLDGDNPQSYRHFMQEHLFNQKPFKESFLPRGIKDNAEAEVERYNQILADHPVDLQILGIGRNGHIGFNEPGTAFDSQTHLVDLDQSTIEANARFFDKIEDVPTQAISMGIKNILDAKSIILFAYGESKAEAIAGTVSGPVTESLPASSLQNHPDVTIIADAAALSLLEK, from the coding sequence ATGAAAGTTATTAAAGTTGAAAATCAAGTCGAAGGTGGAAAAGTAGCTTTTGAGATTTTGAAGGAAAAGTTGGCCAATGGCGCTCAAACATTAGGACTTGCGACAGGGAGCAGTCCACTTGAGTTTTATAAGGAAATCGTTGAGAGTAACCTTGATTTTTCAAATCTAACCAGTGTGAACCTTGATGAGTATGTAGGGCTTGATGGGGACAACCCACAGTCTTACCGCCACTTTATGCAAGAACACTTATTCAACCAAAAACCATTTAAAGAAAGTTTCTTGCCTCGTGGGATTAAGGACAATGCTGAAGCTGAAGTAGAACGCTACAACCAAATTTTGGCTGACCATCCAGTTGATTTGCAAATCTTGGGAATCGGTCGCAATGGACATATCGGATTTAATGAGCCAGGAACTGCCTTTGATAGCCAGACACACCTTGTAGACCTAGACCAGTCTACAATCGAAGCCAATGCTCGCTTCTTTGACAAGATTGAAGACGTTCCAACTCAAGCCATCTCAATGGGGATTAAAAATATTTTGGATGCCAAGTCTATTATTCTTTTTGCTTACGGTGAGTCAAAAGCAGAAGCCATTGCTGGAACAGTATCAGGCCCAGTAACTGAAAGTCTACCAGCAAGTAGCCTACAAAACCACCCTGATGTGACTATTATTGCGGATGCAGCAGCGCTCAGCTTGCTTGAAAAGTAA
- a CDS encoding YtxH domain-containing protein — translation MGKLSSILLGTVSGAALALFLTSDKGKQVCSQAQDFLDDLREDPEYAREQVCEKLTEVKEQARDFVLKTKEQVESGEITFDSVIDQAKTCARQATEASKETFNNLKEQWQEQSATPDVAEDQEEIIIDITEV, via the coding sequence ATGGGAAAACTATCCTCTATCCTTTTAGGTACGGTTTCAGGTGCAGCTCTTGCTTTGTTTTTGACAAGTGACAAGGGCAAGCAAGTTTGTAGTCAAGCTCAGGATTTTCTAGATGATTTGAGAGAAGATCCAGAATATGCTAGAGAGCAGGTTTGTGAGAAACTAACTGAAGTGAAGGAACAGGCAAGGGACTTTGTGCTGAAAACAAAGGAACAAGTAGAATCTGGTGAAATCACTTTTGATAGTGTCATTGATCAAGCCAAGACCTGTGCTCGACAAGCGACAGAAGCATCCAAGGAAACCTTTAACAATCTCAAGGAGCAATGGCAAGAACAGTCAGCAACTCCAGACGTCGCTGAAGACCAAGAAGAAATCATCATCGATATTACTGAAGTATAA
- the rpsU gene encoding 30S ribosomal protein S21 yields MSKTVVRKNESLDDALRRFKRAVTKAGTLQETRKREFYEKPSVKRKRKSEAARKRKKF; encoded by the coding sequence ATGTCTAAAACAGTAGTACGTAAGAATGAATCTCTTGACGATGCACTTCGTCGTTTCAAACGTGCGGTTACTAAAGCTGGTACTCTTCAAGAAACACGCAAACGTGAATTCTATGAAAAACCTTCTGTAAAACGTAAACGTAAATCAGAAGCAGCTCGTAAACGTAAAAAATTCTAA
- a CDS encoding MarR family winged helix-turn-helix transcriptional regulator encodes MSLLREIGVIARALDSIANIEFRDIELARGQYLYLVRIKENPGIIQEALSDLLKVDRSTVARSVKKLEEKGLIKQGMTSTNRKNKEWFVTEKGDALYPFILAEHHYSENSALKGFSREEARELENLLIRVRKNITSDWDMVKKGQKRNYL; translated from the coding sequence ATGTCGTTATTACGCGAAATCGGAGTTATAGCCCGTGCCCTAGATTCTATTGCTAATATTGAGTTTCGTGATATTGAACTAGCTCGTGGGCAATATCTTTATTTAGTACGAATCAAGGAGAATCCAGGAATCATTCAAGAAGCCTTGTCGGATTTACTGAAGGTTGACCGTTCGACAGTTGCTCGTTCAGTAAAAAAACTGGAAGAAAAGGGGTTAATAAAACAAGGAATGACCAGTACAAATCGGAAAAATAAAGAGTGGTTTGTTACTGAAAAAGGAGATGCACTTTATCCTTTTATCCTTGCTGAACATCACTATTCAGAGAATTCTGCCCTAAAAGGATTTTCTAGGGAAGAGGCTAGGGAACTGGAGAACCTATTAATTCGAGTTAGAAAAAATATTACAAGTGATTGGGATATGGTCAAAAAAGGCCAGAAAAGAAATTATTTATAA
- the hprK gene encoding HPr(Ser) kinase/phosphatase has product MSVLVREVIEKLRLDIVYGEGELLEKEINTADIMRPGLEMTGYFDYYTPERIQLLGMKEWSYLVAMPAHNRYQVLKKMFLPETPAVIVARGLVVPEEMLKAARECKIAILTSRTSTSRLSGELSSYLDSRLAERTSVHGVLMDIYGMGVLIQGDSGIGKSETGLELVKRGHRLVADDRVDIFAKDEMTLWGEPAEILKHLLEIRGVGIIDVMSLYGASAVKDSSQVQLAVYLENYDTHKTFDRLGNNAEELEVSGVTIPRIRIPVKTGRNISVVIEAAAMNYRAKEMGFDATRLFEERLTNLISKNEVKDD; this is encoded by the coding sequence ATGTCGGTTTTAGTAAGAGAAGTCATTGAAAAGCTCAGACTAGATATTGTCTATGGTGAAGGCGAATTGCTTGAAAAGGAAATCAATACTGCGGACATTATGAGACCTGGTCTTGAAATGACGGGCTATTTTGATTACTATACTCCAGAACGGATTCAGCTGTTAGGGATGAAGGAGTGGTCCTATTTGGTTGCCATGCCTGCCCATAACCGTTATCAAGTTTTGAAGAAAATGTTTCTACCTGAAACACCCGCTGTCATCGTTGCTCGTGGCTTGGTAGTGCCAGAAGAAATGTTGAAAGCTGCTAGAGAATGTAAGATTGCGATTTTAACCAGTCGAACATCAACTAGTCGTTTATCTGGAGAGTTATCTAGCTACCTTGATTCCCGTTTGGCTGAGCGTACGAGCGTGCATGGTGTCTTGATGGACATCTATGGCATGGGCGTCTTGATCCAAGGGGATAGTGGTATCGGTAAGAGCGAGACGGGTCTTGAGCTTGTGAAACGTGGACACCGTTTGGTAGCAGACGATCGTGTAGATATCTTTGCCAAGGATGAAATGACCCTTTGGGGAGAGCCCGCTGAAATTTTGAAGCATTTGCTTGAGATTCGTGGAGTGGGTATTATTGACGTGATGAGTCTCTACGGAGCAAGTGCTGTAAAAGATTCTTCACAAGTCCAGTTGGCTGTTTACTTGGAAAATTATGATACCCATAAGACCTTTGACCGTCTAGGAAACAATGCCGAAGAACTAGAAGTTTCTGGAGTAACGATTCCACGTATCCGCATCCCAGTAAAAACAGGACGCAATATCTCTGTTGTTATTGAGGCGGCAGCCATGAACTATCGCGCTAAAGAAATGGGATTTGATGCGACGCGTTTATTTGAAGAACGCTTGACTAATCTCATCTCCAAAAATGAGGTGAAAGATGATTAA
- the queA gene encoding tRNA preQ1(34) S-adenosylmethionine ribosyltransferase-isomerase QueA, with amino-acid sequence MNTADFDFHLPEELIAQTPLKKRDASKLLIVNRETGEFQDKHFHSIIDMLEPGDALVMNDTRVLPARLYGQKEETGGHVELLLLKNTAGDEWEVLAKPAKRLKVGTRVNFGDGRLSAVITEELTHGGRIVRFEYQGIFLEVLESLGEMPLPPYIHEKLDDRERYQTVYAKESGSAAAPTAGLHFTKELLAEIQAKGVHLVYLTLHVGLGTFRPVSVDNLDEHEMHSEFYQLSDEAAATLRSVKENGGRVIAVGTTSIRTLETIGSKFDGQIQADSGWTNIFIKPGYEWKVVDAFSTNFHLPKSTLVMLVSAFAGRDLVLDAYQHAIQEHYRFFSFGDAMFIY; translated from the coding sequence ATGAATACAGCTGATTTTGATTTCCACTTACCTGAGGAATTGATTGCCCAAACACCCCTTAAAAAACGAGATGCCTCTAAACTCCTCATCGTAAACCGAGAAACGGGAGAGTTTCAGGATAAACACTTCCACTCTATTATTGATATGTTGGAACCAGGTGATGCCCTTGTCATGAACGACACCCGTGTTCTCCCTGCTCGCCTTTATGGTCAAAAGGAAGAAACAGGAGGCCATGTGGAACTTCTCCTTCTCAAAAATACTGCCGGTGATGAGTGGGAGGTTCTCGCCAAACCTGCCAAACGCCTCAAGGTCGGGACTCGTGTCAACTTTGGTGATGGTCGCCTCAGCGCTGTCATCACGGAAGAATTGACCCACGGAGGCCGTATTGTCCGTTTTGAATACCAAGGAATTTTTCTAGAAGTCTTGGAAAGTCTCGGTGAAATGCCACTGCCACCTTATATCCATGAAAAACTGGATGATCGCGAACGCTATCAAACCGTTTACGCCAAGGAAAGTGGCTCTGCTGCTGCACCAACTGCTGGCCTCCACTTCACCAAAGAACTGCTAGCAGAAATCCAAGCCAAGGGTGTTCATTTGGTTTATTTGACCCTCCACGTTGGTTTAGGAACATTTAGGCCTGTCTCTGTTGACAATCTGGACGAACATGAAATGCACTCAGAATTCTACCAGCTTTCTGATGAAGCAGCAGCCACTCTTCGCTCTGTCAAGGAAAATGGTGGACGCGTTATCGCTGTTGGAACCACTTCTATCCGCACACTGGAAACCATCGGTTCCAAGTTTGATGGGCAAATCCAAGCAGATTCTGGCTGGACCAATATCTTTATCAAACCTGGATACGAATGGAAGGTTGTCGATGCCTTCTCAACCAACTTCCATCTGCCAAAATCAACTCTCGTCATGCTAGTTTCTGCCTTTGCAGGTCGTGACTTAGTCTTAGATGCTTACCAGCACGCTATTCAAGAACACTACCGCTTCTTTAGTTTCGGTGATGCCATGTTTATCTATTAA
- a CDS encoding YihY/virulence factor BrkB family protein: MKKWWKELMERPLLKAFLHFYQTSDSELTSVAVAYYWLVSIFPLLMIVVNILPYFQIPISNFLLTIKEFVPDTVYDVVAKIAREVLTQPSTGLLSFAVLSALWTFSKSMDFLQKAFNKAYGVAKSRGIISHQLMSLLVSFGLQILFTLALFLSMFGRMLLNLLKTYWQSDSPFFDYLQDFTGPLIYALLFAILVMLYYFLPNVRVPCIRYVFPGSIFVLLTLVFLLNIFSVYFNNYVNHLVDVRFFSSIIVVVMMFWFILIAKILIIGAVINASVQSLKDPKFRDNTFFSKNEE; the protein is encoded by the coding sequence ATGAAAAAGTGGTGGAAAGAGCTGATGGAACGGCCCTTGTTGAAAGCTTTTTTACATTTCTATCAAACTTCCGATAGTGAACTGACCAGCGTTGCGGTTGCCTACTATTGGTTGGTTTCAATCTTCCCCTTGCTGATGATAGTGGTCAATATTTTGCCCTATTTTCAAATTCCGATTTCAAATTTTTTGCTCACCATCAAGGAATTTGTACCGGATACAGTCTATGATGTGGTCGCAAAGATTGCCCGAGAAGTCTTGACTCAACCATCGACTGGTTTGCTGAGTTTTGCAGTCTTGTCTGCCCTTTGGACTTTCTCGAAATCGATGGATTTCCTCCAAAAAGCTTTTAATAAGGCCTATGGAGTGGCTAAGAGCCGAGGAATTATCTCCCATCAACTGATGAGTTTACTCGTCAGCTTTGGCTTGCAAATTCTTTTTACTCTAGCCTTATTTTTGAGTATGTTTGGTCGTATGTTGCTCAACCTGCTCAAAACTTACTGGCAATCAGACAGTCCTTTCTTTGATTACCTACAGGACTTTACAGGCCCTTTGATTTATGCCTTGCTCTTTGCCATCTTGGTCATGCTCTACTATTTCCTTCCAAATGTTAGAGTCCCTTGTATTCGCTACGTTTTTCCTGGTAGTATCTTTGTTTTGCTGACGCTTGTCTTTCTGTTGAATATTTTTTCTGTCTATTTCAATAACTATGTCAACCATCTAGTCGACGTCCGATTTTTCAGCTCCATCATCGTTGTGGTGATGATGTTCTGGTTTATTCTCATCGCAAAGATTCTGATTATCGGAGCAGTTATCAATGCCAGTGTACAGAGTTTGAAGGATCCAAAGTTTCGTGATAACACATTCTTTTCAAAAAATGAAGAATAA
- a CDS encoding DUF948 domain-containing protein, which yields MLEVAYILVAIALIVCLVYLTITIQKAGRMIDETEKTIKTLSSDVNVTLHQTNELLVKVNVLADDINIKVATIDPLFTAVADLSESVSDLNQHARVLGKKASSAGSKTIKTGAGLSALRVASKFFKK from the coding sequence ATGTTAGAAGTTGCATATATTCTTGTTGCGATTGCTTTGATTGTCTGTTTAGTCTATTTGACAATCACGATTCAAAAAGCAGGTCGTATGATTGATGAGACAGAGAAAACCATCAAAACATTGAGTTCAGATGTGAACGTTACCTTGCATCAGACCAATGAATTACTGGTTAAGGTTAATGTGTTGGCAGACGATATCAATATCAAAGTTGCGACGATTGATCCACTTTTTACAGCTGTGGCGGACTTGTCAGAGTCAGTATCTGATCTCAATCAACATGCGCGTGTCTTGGGTAAAAAAGCCTCATCAGCTGGTTCAAAGACCATTAAGACAGGTGCAGGCTTGTCCGCTCTTCGTGTCGCAAGTAAATTTTTCAAAAAATAG
- the hemW gene encoding radical SAM family heme chaperone HemW, translating to MQKKPTSAYVHIPFCTQICYYCDFSKVFIKNQPVDSYLEHLLKEFRSYDIQKLRTLYIGGGTPTALSAPQLELLLDGLTKNLDLSVLEELTIEANPGDLDADKIAVLKQSAVNRVSLGVQTFDDKMLKKIGRSHLEKDIYENIDRLKLAGFDNISIDLIYALPGQTMAQVKDNVAKAISLDIPHMSLYSLILENHTVFMNRMRRGKLPLPKEELEAEMFEYIIAELERAGFEHYEISNFCKPGFESRHNLMYWDNAEYYGIGAGASGYVNGVRYKNHGPIRHYLNAVEAGNARITEEHLSQREQMEEEMFLGLRKKSGVSMARFEEKFGRSFDGLYGEIIRDLVQQGLMQIDGDRVRMTKRGLFLGDTVAERFILE from the coding sequence ATGCAGAAAAAACCAACGTCCGCCTATGTGCATATTCCCTTTTGCACACAGATTTGTTATTATTGTGACTTTTCAAAAGTATTTATCAAGAATCAACCAGTAGATAGTTACCTGGAGCATCTGCTAAAGGAGTTTCGTTCTTATGATATCCAAAAGTTACGAACCCTCTACATTGGAGGTGGGACGCCAACGGCTCTGTCCGCTCCGCAATTAGAGCTGCTCTTAGATGGCTTGACTAAAAACTTGGACTTGTCTGTCTTGGAAGAGTTGACCATTGAGGCCAACCCAGGCGATTTGGACGCGGATAAGATTGCGGTTTTGAAACAGTCGGCAGTCAATCGTGTTTCCTTAGGTGTCCAGACTTTTGATGACAAAATGCTGAAAAAGATTGGGCGTAGTCACTTGGAGAAGGATATTTATGAAAATATCGACCGCCTCAAACTGGCTGGTTTTGACAATATCTCCATCGACCTAATCTATGCTCTTCCAGGTCAAACTATGGCTCAGGTCAAGGACAATGTAGCTAAGGCTATCTCGCTTGATATTCCTCATATGAGTCTTTATAGCTTGATTTTGGAAAACCATACGGTCTTTATGAACCGCATGAGACGTGGGAAATTGCCCCTGCCCAAGGAGGAACTGGAAGCGGAGATGTTTGAGTACATCATCGCAGAACTGGAGCGAGCTGGTTTTGAGCATTATGAGATTTCCAATTTCTGCAAGCCTGGATTTGAAAGTCGCCACAATCTCATGTACTGGGACAATGCCGAGTATTATGGTATCGGTGCGGGTGCTTCAGGTTATGTGAACGGGGTGCGCTATAAAAATCACGGTCCTATCCGCCACTATCTCAATGCGGTAGAGGCAGGAAATGCTCGGATTACAGAAGAACACCTGAGTCAAAGGGAGCAGATGGAAGAAGAAATGTTCCTAGGTCTCCGGAAAAAATCCGGGGTTTCCATGGCACGATTTGAGGAAAAATTCGGACGGTCCTTTGATGGACTTTATGGTGAAATCATCAGAGACTTGGTTCAACAAGGACTCATGCAGATCGATGGTGATCGTGTCCGAATGACAAAGAGAGGTCTCTTTTTAGGAGACACTGTAGCAGAACGATTTATTTTGGAGTAG
- a CDS encoding rhomboid family intramembrane serine protease has protein sequence MKRIIKIYPVVSILVVICLLLGILTTFWGSVMYDLFAFHSKPIYCWQYFSGTFMHGSKEAPVWFIWFHLVLNTLMLLPFGGLLEYKRGSKYVFLVFITSMVISSIVFHILTQNQEIQASGISAIGYAFVMGGVMSMFGIWKNFNLGLKLFYILLIVLSLTMLLPNITGWISTFLHMSGIASYIMVSSINNCLNKNRIAS, from the coding sequence ATGAAAAGAATCATAAAAATTTACCCTGTAGTCAGTATTTTAGTTGTAATTTGTTTATTGCTAGGAATTCTTACTACCTTTTGGGGAAGTGTAATGTATGACTTATTTGCATTTCATTCAAAGCCAATTTATTGTTGGCAATACTTTAGTGGTACATTTATGCATGGAAGTAAAGAAGCACCAGTATGGTTTATATGGTTTCATTTAGTTTTAAATACTTTAATGTTACTTCCTTTTGGTGGGCTATTGGAGTATAAAAGGGGATCAAAATATGTATTTTTAGTTTTTATTACTTCTATGGTAATATCTTCGATTGTATTCCATATATTAACACAGAATCAAGAAATTCAGGCATCGGGTATCTCTGCTATTGGCTATGCTTTTGTAATGGGTGGGGTGATGAGTATGTTTGGTATATGGAAGAATTTCAATTTAGGATTAAAACTATTTTATATCCTTTTAATCGTTCTATCTCTCACAATGCTTCTACCAAATATAACAGGCTGGATTTCGACCTTTCTTCACATGTCAGGAATTGCCAGTTATATCATGGTTTCCAGCATCAACAACTGTCTTAATAAAAATCGTATAGCATCATAA